In Parabacteroides timonensis, the genomic stretch GGAACGTACTTTAGTCGATTTTGCTTCTGAGTTCAGGGCGAAAGGAGGGAAAGTATTGTTGATCGACCAGGTTTTTAAATATTCCGGATGGTCGAAAGAGTTACGTTACTGTTATGATAATTTTGAAGATCTGAAGATTATTTTCTCTGGTTCGTCGGTTATGCGATTGAAAGAAGAGAATCCGGACCTCTCAGGTAAGGTTGTTTCATATAATTTACGTGGTTTTTCTTTCCGTGAGTTTCTGAATCTGATGTCGGGAAACAATTTTCCGGCGTATACATTTGAGGAAGTGATCGAAAAACATCAGGAGATTGCCCGTAATATTTGCTCGGTAGCTAAACCGATGGCTTATTTTCAGGATTACCTGCATCATGGTTTTTATCCGTTTTTCCTGGAGAAACGTAATTTTTCGGAAAATCTGCTGAAGACAATGAACATGATGCTGGAGGTAGATGTCCTTTATATTAAACAAATCGAGCAAAGTTATCTGCCGAAGCTCCGAAAATTATTATATTTGCTGGCGATCAGTGCGCCATGTACGCCAAACGTCAGCCAGTTAAGTAAAGACATAGAAACTTCACGGGCAACTGTGATGAATTACATTAAATATCTGACCGATGCCCGTTTGATGAATATGCTGTATCCGGTAGGCGAATCGTTTCCGAAAAAACCCTCTACCGTATATATGTACAATTCGAATCTGATGTACCCCATCCGTCCGATGGAGGTGAACATACAGGCTGTGCGCGAATCTTTTTTCTATAACCAGCTTTTGAAAGACAATAAACTGAACGAAGGAATTAAGAACGCTCACTTTTTGGTAAATGAAAAGTATAATTTCAGGATAGAAGAAAGTATGAAAGTGAAAAACAATCCCGATTTATACTATGCTATTGATAAGGTTGAAGTAGGAGATGGCAACATGATCCCGCTTTGGCTTTTTGGCTTTTTATACTAATAAAATTCTTTTAAATACTAATAGTAAAAGTCTATGACAAAACAGAAGAAATTTTTGACCTGTGATGGTAACCAGGCTGCTGCACATATCTCCTATATGTTCAGCGAAGTAGCCGCTATTTACCCCATCACTCCGTCGTCTACAATGGCAGAATATGTAGATGAATGGGCTGCCGCCGGACGTAAGAACATTTTCGGCGAAACGGTTTTGGTACAGGAAATGCAATCAGAAGGTGGTGCTGCAGGTGCAGTTCACGGTTCTTTGCAGGCCGGTGCCCTGACTTCAACTTATACAGCTTCTCAGGGATTGTTGCTGATGATCCCTAATATGTACAAGATCGCTGGTGAGTTGCTTCCTTGCGTATTCCATGTGTCTGCCCGTACACTGGCTTCACACGCTTTGTGTATCTTCGGTGACCATCAGGATGTTATGTCTGCCCGTCAGACTGGTTTTGCAATGTTGGCAGAAGGTTCTGTACAGGAAGTTATGGACTTATCTGGTGTAGCTCACCTGGCTACTATCAAGTCTCGCGTTCCTTTCGTGAACTTCTTCGACGGTTTCCGTACATCACACGAAATCCAGAAGATTGAAGCGTTGGAAAATGATGACCTGGCTCCGCTGATCGACCAGAAGGCGTTGGCTGAATTCCGTGCACGTGCATTGAATCCGGAAAAGCCGGAAGCTCGCGGTATGGCTGAAAACCCGGATCACTTCTTCCAGCACAGAGAATCTTCAAACAAATACTATGAAGCAGTTCCTGCTATCGTAGAAGAATATATGAACGAAATCTCCAAGCTGACAGGCCGCAAATACGGTTTGTTCGATTATTACGGAGCAGAAGATGCAGAACGCGTAATTATCGCAATGGGTTCTGTAACGGAAGCTGCCCGTGAAGCTATCGACCATCTGACAGCTCAGGGTGAAAAAGTTGGTTTGGTTTCAGTTCACTTGTATCGTCCGTTCTCTGCTAAGCACTTCCTGGCTGCTGTTCCTAAGACTGCAAAACGTATCGCTGTTCTTGACAGAACAAAAGAACCGGGTGCTACCGGCGAACCTTTGTATCTGGATGTAAAAGACTGCTACTACGGAACAGAAAACGCTCCTGTTATCGTCGGTGGCCGTTATGGTTTGGGTTCTAAGGATACTACTCCTGCTCAGATCCTTGCCGTTTATGAAAACCTGGCATTACCGATGCCGAAGAACCAGTTCACACTGGGTATCGTAGACGACGTTACATTCACTTCTCTTCCTCAGAAAGAAGAAATCGCTTTGGGTGGCGAAGGCATGTTCGAAGCTAAGTTCTACGGCTTGGGTGCTGACGGTACTGTCGGTGCTAACAAGAACTCTGTAAAGATCATCGGTGACAATACAAATAAATATTGCCAGGCATATTTCTCTTATGACTCTAAGAAGTCTGGTGGTTTCACTTGTTCTCACCTGCGTTTCGGTGACCATCCGATCCGTTCCACTTATTTGGTAAATACTCCGAACTTCGTTGCTTGCCACGTTCAGGCTTACCTGCGTATGTACGATGTAACTCGTGGTTTGCGTGAAAACGGTACATTCCTGCTGAACACTGTATGGAATGGCGAAGAGTTGGCTAAACACCTGCCGAATAAGGTAAAACGTTATTTCGCTCAGAAAAATATTACTGTTTACTATATCAATGCAACTCAGATCGCATTGGAAATCGGTTTGGGTAACCGTACCAATACAATCCTTCAGTCTGCATTCTTCCGTATCACAGGTGTAATTCCTGTTGACCTGGCTATCGAACAGATGAAGAAATTCATTGTGAAGTCTTACGGTAAGAAAGGTGAAGATGTAGTTAATAAGAACTATGCTGCTGTCGATCGTGGTGGCGAATATACTCAGCTTGCTGTCGATCCGTCATGGGCTAACCTGCCGGATGATGAAGTTGTAGCAAACAACGATCCTGCTTTCATCAACGATGTAGTTCGTCCTATCAATGCTCAGGATGGCGACCTGTTGAAGGTTTCTGCATTCGAAGGTATCGAAGACGGTACATGGCATCAGGGAACAGCTAAATACGAAAAACGCGGTGTAGCTGCTTTTGTTCCTGTTTGGGAACCGGACAACTGTATCCAGTGTAACAAGTGTGCGTATGTTTGTCCTCACGCTTCTATCCGTCCGTTCGTGTTGGATGCTGCTGAACAGGCTGCTGCTCCGTTCTCTAACTCTTTGAAAGCTACAGGTAAGCAATTTGAAGGAATGCAGTTCCGTATCCAGGTTGACGTTCTTGACTGTCTGGGTTGTGGTAACTGTGCCGATGTTTGTCCGGGTAATCCGAAGAAGGGTGGTAAAGCGCTTAAGATGGCAGCTCTGGAAACTCAGCTGGCTGAAGCTCCGAACTGGGATTTCTGTGCAGAAAAGGTTTCAAGCAAACAACATCTGGTTGACATCAAAGCTAACGTGAAGAACTCTCAGTTTGCAACTCCGTTGTTTGAGTTCTCAGGTGCTTGCTCCGGTTGTGGTGAAACTCCGTATGTGAAATTGATAACT encodes the following:
- a CDS encoding ATP-binding protein, producing the protein MEAFFKTHKYLVEHLHAPVRRGLMDEINWNDRLIGIKGSRGVGKTTFLLDYAREHFGADNKECLYINLNHFYFTERTLVDFASEFRAKGGKVLLIDQVFKYSGWSKELRYCYDNFEDLKIIFSGSSVMRLKEENPDLSGKVVSYNLRGFSFREFLNLMSGNNFPAYTFEEVIEKHQEIARNICSVAKPMAYFQDYLHHGFYPFFLEKRNFSENLLKTMNMMLEVDVLYIKQIEQSYLPKLRKLLYLLAISAPCTPNVSQLSKDIETSRATVMNYIKYLTDARLMNMLYPVGESFPKKPSTVYMYNSNLMYPIRPMEVNIQAVRESFFYNQLLKDNKLNEGIKNAHFLVNEKYNFRIEESMKVKNNPDLYYAIDKVEVGDGNMIPLWLFGFLY
- the nifJ gene encoding pyruvate:ferredoxin (flavodoxin) oxidoreductase, with amino-acid sequence MTKQKKFLTCDGNQAAAHISYMFSEVAAIYPITPSSTMAEYVDEWAAAGRKNIFGETVLVQEMQSEGGAAGAVHGSLQAGALTSTYTASQGLLLMIPNMYKIAGELLPCVFHVSARTLASHALCIFGDHQDVMSARQTGFAMLAEGSVQEVMDLSGVAHLATIKSRVPFVNFFDGFRTSHEIQKIEALENDDLAPLIDQKALAEFRARALNPEKPEARGMAENPDHFFQHRESSNKYYEAVPAIVEEYMNEISKLTGRKYGLFDYYGAEDAERVIIAMGSVTEAAREAIDHLTAQGEKVGLVSVHLYRPFSAKHFLAAVPKTAKRIAVLDRTKEPGATGEPLYLDVKDCYYGTENAPVIVGGRYGLGSKDTTPAQILAVYENLALPMPKNQFTLGIVDDVTFTSLPQKEEIALGGEGMFEAKFYGLGADGTVGANKNSVKIIGDNTNKYCQAYFSYDSKKSGGFTCSHLRFGDHPIRSTYLVNTPNFVACHVQAYLRMYDVTRGLRENGTFLLNTVWNGEELAKHLPNKVKRYFAQKNITVYYINATQIALEIGLGNRTNTILQSAFFRITGVIPVDLAIEQMKKFIVKSYGKKGEDVVNKNYAAVDRGGEYTQLAVDPSWANLPDDEVVANNDPAFINDVVRPINAQDGDLLKVSAFEGIEDGTWHQGTAKYEKRGVAAFVPVWEPDNCIQCNKCAYVCPHASIRPFVLDAAEQAAAPFSNSLKATGKQFEGMQFRIQVDVLDCLGCGNCADVCPGNPKKGGKALKMAALETQLAEAPNWDFCAEKVSSKQHLVDIKANVKNSQFATPLFEFSGACSGCGETPYVKLITQLFGDREMVANATGCSSIYSGSVPSTPYTTNEKGQGPAWANSLFEDFCEFGLGMELANEKMRARLTNAMNAIIAGENAPAEVKEVLKAWVENQNDADKTKELAPQIIAIAEEGITHGCPLSAQIKELSHFLVKRSQWIIGGDGASYDIGYGGLDHVIASGKNVNILVLDTEVYSNTGGQSSKATPVGAIAKFAAAGKRVRKKDLGLMATTYGYVYVAQIAMGADQAQTLKAIREAEAYDGPSLIIAYSPCINHGLKKGMGKSQQEEADAVACGYWHLWRYNPALEEEGKNPFTLDSKEPDWSKFQDFLKGEVRFASLTKQFPAEAGELFQAAENNAKWRLNNYKRLAKQQWGVEE